One window of Atribacter laminatus genomic DNA carries:
- a CDS encoding ABC transporter substrate-binding protein, with translation MKKSLGILILVSLMVLVSINFVLAQNKPFEGVTLRVAIVSTEDSKYLATDLVPRLEKETGIKLIVDQVPYDDLNSKQLMDAAGAKTYDIINPCTEWSRQYTAFGEPLDAYIGKEGFPNPEIDDIIPGIWSVWNPGEDIYWFPYQPDSRVFYFRKDLAQDLGMAEIQTWDDAKAFAEKTFKAGEMYGFGFPGRRGNSMNLAWVPMLFSAGGDLYDADLKPVLNSQAGVDSLNFLLELLKFGPPDIGNFGEFEHYGAAKEGRVAMGIEASGITQALESADSKVKGNVGYGLFPIKAQDVTRPSTACMGGWSLGVANYSKNKDAAAWVVLWLTSKEIVTDWQIHGRAHASRLSMASNAELIKVNPAVPTIVETLAGAKLFFDGPEGRDLEEALQVPLSQAIAGELTAKDALDTVAKAFESVLDKAGYYK, from the coding sequence ATGAAAAAAAGTCTGGGAATTTTAATATTGGTTTCTCTAATGGTTCTTGTTTCAATTAATTTTGTATTGGCCCAAAACAAACCTTTTGAAGGTGTAACCCTGCGAGTTGCTATAGTATCTACTGAAGATAGTAAGTATTTAGCTACTGACTTGGTCCCACGCTTGGAAAAAGAAACCGGAATTAAACTCATTGTTGATCAAGTACCCTATGATGACTTAAATTCGAAACAACTTATGGATGCTGCAGGAGCTAAAACTTACGATATTATTAACCCTTGTACCGAATGGTCCCGTCAATACACAGCATTCGGAGAACCGTTGGATGCATACATCGGTAAAGAAGGTTTTCCTAACCCCGAAATTGACGATATTATTCCTGGAATTTGGAGTGTGTGGAACCCAGGAGAAGATATTTACTGGTTCCCCTATCAACCTGATTCAAGAGTTTTCTATTTCCGAAAAGATTTAGCCCAAGACCTTGGTATGGCGGAAATCCAGACTTGGGATGATGCCAAAGCTTTTGCTGAAAAAACTTTTAAAGCAGGAGAAATGTACGGTTTTGGATTCCCTGGACGTCGTGGCAATAGTATGAATTTAGCTTGGGTTCCAATGCTATTTTCTGCAGGTGGTGATCTTTATGATGCTGATCTTAAACCTGTCTTAAATAGTCAGGCCGGTGTAGATTCCCTTAATTTCCTTCTCGAACTTCTAAAATTTGGACCTCCGGACATTGGGAATTTTGGTGAATTCGAGCATTATGGAGCTGCCAAAGAAGGTCGAGTAGCTATGGGCATTGAAGCCAGCGGTATTACCCAAGCCTTAGAATCGGCCGATTCTAAGGTAAAAGGAAATGTTGGATACGGATTGTTCCCTATAAAGGCTCAAGATGTCACCCGCCCCAGTACAGCTTGCATGGGTGGCTGGTCTTTGGGTGTTGCCAATTATTCGAAAAACAAAGATGCTGCGGCTTGGGTCGTCCTCTGGCTTACCAGTAAAGAAATTGTTACCGATTGGCAAATTCATGGTCGGGCTCATGCATCAAGGCTTTCCATGGCTTCTAATGCTGAGTTGATCAAGGTTAATCCCGCCGTTCCAACCATTGTTGAAACTTTGGCTGGAGCAAAACTCTTCTTTGATGGACCAGAAGGTCGTGATCTTGAAGAAGCTCTTCAGGTTCCACTTTCTCAAGCTATTGCCGGAGAGTTAACCGCAAAAGATGCTCTTGACACAGTAGCAAAAGCGTTTGAAAGCGTTTTGGATAAAGCTGGTTACTATAAATAA
- a CDS encoding carbohydrate ABC transporter permease — protein MEKVKNRQKTVIVILYVVLVAIGLLWLFPAIWMFLTSFKTQVQTFQIPPVWIFKPVIDNYNDLFFASNIGKYLLNSLIITGTSTVICLFLGSLAAFALARFRIKRNKDISFWILSTRMFPPIASAIPLYLLLRNFQLLDTHIGLIAVYITLNLGFATWMMKGFFNDLPVAVEESAMIDGCSRYGVFFRIVLPISSPGLAATAILCFIFAWNEFLFALLFTGRVAKTMPVVLSGYITETGIRWGALTAASVLTAAPTILLAILAQKYIIRGLTLGAVK, from the coding sequence TTGGAAAAGGTTAAAAATCGCCAGAAAACAGTTATTGTCATTTTGTATGTTGTGTTAGTTGCCATTGGTTTGTTATGGCTTTTCCCAGCCATTTGGATGTTCCTTACCTCTTTTAAAACTCAGGTCCAAACCTTTCAAATCCCTCCAGTGTGGATTTTTAAACCGGTAATTGACAATTATAATGACCTTTTTTTCGCAAGTAATATAGGAAAATACTTATTAAATAGTTTAATAATAACTGGTACTTCAACCGTTATTTGTTTATTCTTAGGTTCCTTAGCTGCATTTGCCTTGGCAAGGTTTCGTATTAAACGAAATAAAGATATTTCCTTCTGGATACTTTCAACCCGAATGTTCCCCCCAATTGCCAGCGCAATACCTTTATATCTACTTTTAAGAAATTTTCAACTTCTTGATACCCACATTGGATTAATTGCTGTTTATATAACATTAAATTTAGGTTTTGCGACCTGGATGATGAAAGGATTTTTTAACGATCTCCCAGTTGCCGTTGAGGAATCCGCGATGATTGATGGATGCTCCCGGTATGGGGTGTTTTTCCGAATTGTATTGCCAATTTCTTCACCAGGCTTAGCAGCTACCGCAATTCTATGTTTTATTTTTGCCTGGAATGAATTTCTTTTTGCCCTTCTTTTTACTGGAAGAGTAGCTAAAACTATGCCAGTTGTCCTATCGGGATATATAACAGAAACTGGGATACGGTGGGGAGCTTTGACGGCTGCTAGTGTTTTAACGGCTGCCCCAACTATACTTCTAGCAATTTTGGCCCAAAAGTATATTATTCGTGGTCTTACTCTTGGTGCAGTGAAATAG
- a CDS encoding carbohydrate ABC transporter permease: MSSIVKKINAKKRSSNAWVWIGYILILIFFLTPIVWTILTSFKPQDLIHSTKPIFFFKPSLFNYRDVIQNSYILKFFYNSIIISTVACLIAIVFGTLAAYSFSRFKIKKREDIAFWILSTRMLPAIASVIPIYLIASNFGLLDTYTILILLYASFNIPYVVWIMRGFFADIPREIEEAAQVDGCSLFGVFWKIVLPLSIAGLVSTAVFIFVLSINEFIFALILTSIKSKTLPLAIAALITDRGIQWGQMCASGTILLIPLIIFYAFIQKQLVRGLTFGAIK; encoded by the coding sequence TTGTCTTCAATTGTAAAAAAAATAAATGCCAAAAAACGTTCCTCTAATGCATGGGTTTGGATAGGATATATTTTGATACTAATTTTTTTTCTTACTCCCATAGTATGGACCATATTAACTTCATTTAAGCCACAGGATTTAATTCACTCAACAAAACCAATTTTTTTCTTCAAACCCTCACTTTTTAACTATCGGGATGTTATTCAAAACAGCTACATTTTAAAATTTTTTTACAATAGCATCATTATAAGTACTGTTGCTTGTTTAATAGCCATTGTTTTTGGAACTCTCGCAGCTTATAGTTTTTCTCGTTTTAAAATTAAAAAACGGGAAGATATCGCTTTTTGGATTCTTTCAACCAGAATGCTTCCAGCAATAGCCAGTGTCATACCCATTTATCTTATCGCTTCCAATTTTGGATTGCTCGACACCTATACCATACTTATTTTACTCTATGCTAGTTTTAATATTCCTTATGTGGTTTGGATCATGCGGGGTTTTTTCGCCGATATTCCACGGGAAATAGAAGAAGCAGCACAAGTTGATGGATGCTCATTATTTGGTGTTTTTTGGAAAATAGTGCTTCCTTTAAGCATTGCTGGTTTAGTTTCTACTGCCGTATTCATTTTTGTTCTCTCGATTAACGAATTTATTTTTGCGCTCATACTAACCAGTATTAAAAGTAAAACATTACCCTTAGCAATCGCCGCCTTAATTACTGATCGGGGAATTCAATGGGGACAGATGTGCGCATCAGGGACCATTTTACTCATCCCACTCATTATTTTTTATGCTTTCATACAAAAACAGTTAGTTCGAGGTCTCACTTTTGGGGCAATCAAATAA
- a CDS encoding carbohydrate ABC transporter permease — MIKGFSKRIEVLVFLLPAIIVLLLITIFPLIYSFNISLRTVTLLKLQQQPFVGLANYIEIFKDPRFYNALQKTLIFCVALPIEFFIGLGLALLCDRIPGQGAFKMFFLIPMIIAPIVVSLIWRFMFNPNQGIINYFLQTMGFTPVSWFSNSITAMLSVIIVEVWQWTPFFFLVLYTGLKNVPVEPIEASMVDGASRYQMFRFVKYPFLKILILVTVLIRLMDILKNFDLFFGLTQGGPGISTEILNFYTYMVGFKFFKLGYSSSLSYILLIIIIILSNVLIKRFKTE; from the coding sequence ATGATTAAGGGCTTTTCTAAACGTATTGAAGTATTGGTTTTTTTACTTCCAGCTATTATAGTTCTCCTCCTTATTACCATATTTCCACTTATTTATTCTTTCAACATTAGTCTTCGAACAGTTACACTTCTTAAGCTTCAACAACAACCCTTTGTTGGTTTAGCTAATTATATCGAAATATTCAAAGATCCTCGCTTTTATAATGCACTCCAAAAAACCTTGATATTTTGCGTGGCTCTACCCATAGAATTTTTTATCGGTCTTGGTCTCGCTTTGCTGTGCGATCGCATTCCAGGACAGGGTGCGTTTAAGATGTTTTTTTTAATTCCTATGATCATAGCGCCAATCGTGGTTTCTTTAATTTGGCGGTTTATGTTTAATCCTAACCAGGGTATTATCAATTATTTTCTTCAAACCATGGGATTTACACCAGTGTCCTGGTTCTCAAACTCAATAACTGCAATGTTATCCGTCATCATAGTCGAAGTATGGCAATGGACACCCTTTTTCTTTTTAGTATTATATACCGGCTTAAAAAATGTACCTGTTGAACCAATCGAAGCTTCAATGGTGGACGGTGCTTCTCGCTACCAAATGTTTCGCTTTGTAAAATATCCATTTCTTAAAATTCTTATATTGGTCACAGTTTTAATACGATTAATGGACATATTGAAGAATTTTGATCTCTTTTTTGGGCTTACTCAAGGAGGGCCCGGTATCAGTACCGAAATATTAAATTTTTATACCTATATGGTAGGATTTAAGTTTTTTAAACTTGGGTATAGTTCAAGCTTGTCTTATATTTTACTCATTATAATAATCATCCTTTCAAATGTTTTAATTAAGAGATTTAAAACCGAATAA
- a CDS encoding DeoR/GlpR family DNA-binding transcription regulator, which produces MSQFKRKDALIKLLQENGEIRVTDLSKFFRVSKNTIRRDLEKLENEGLLQKVHGGAILSFNSLGYDIPYKKRENSFKLEKVEIGRLGASIIKNGDSIILDIGTTTYQIAKNLALSKKRITVITNAINIVNVLGGIPEIELIFSGGTYKEAVKGCSGFYAEEFFSHIHVDKLFLSCGGINFEKGIMNPNSYEINVKRNMIKSAKEVILVAHHEKIGKPSFAILSPLDILNVFITDKGIPLEIVAEFEKRGIQVLH; this is translated from the coding sequence ATGTCCCAATTTAAACGCAAAGATGCTCTCATAAAATTACTGCAAGAAAATGGCGAAATTCGAGTTACTGATTTAAGTAAATTTTTTAGAGTTTCCAAAAACACAATTCGGCGTGATCTCGAGAAACTTGAAAATGAAGGTCTACTGCAAAAAGTTCATGGAGGGGCAATACTCAGCTTTAACTCGTTAGGGTACGATATACCATATAAAAAAAGAGAAAATTCATTTAAACTTGAAAAAGTGGAAATTGGAAGACTAGGCGCTTCTATCATAAAAAACGGAGATTCAATTATTTTAGATATTGGAACAACTACTTATCAGATCGCCAAAAATTTAGCACTAAGCAAAAAAAGAATAACTGTTATCACCAACGCTATTAATATAGTTAACGTTTTAGGAGGGATTCCAGAAATTGAATTAATTTTTTCTGGAGGAACCTATAAAGAAGCAGTTAAAGGATGTTCAGGCTTTTATGCCGAAGAATTTTTTTCCCATATTCATGTTGATAAGCTTTTTTTGTCCTGTGGTGGTATCAATTTCGAAAAAGGAATAATGAATCCAAATTCATATGAAATTAACGTTAAAAGAAATATGATCAAGTCAGCAAAAGAAGTCATTTTAGTTGCACATCATGAGAAAATTGGTAAACCTTCATTTGCAATTCTATCGCCTCTTGATATTTTAAACGTTTTTATTACTGATAAAGGAATCCCCTTAGAGATTGTTGCTGAATTTGAAAAACGGGGAATTCAAGTTTTACATTAG
- a CDS encoding carbohydrate ABC transporter permease, with translation MAFSIKTQKKLFPYLLLLPTLILLICIVIYPLIYSVNLSFHSYDLKKFTQGMQFVGFQNFLDAIKDTQFLKALKVTFLFMLIAIPAEFILGLAIALLLNKDVRGSKTIRTLVVIPMMVTPIIVGLQWRFLFNFDMGLINQILRLLQISPGINILGNYKYALFGVAIADIWQWTPFVILLCYSGLRSLPVEPFEAITIDGATSWQTFKYLTLPLLKPIIVITVLLRTMDAFRIYDMIYTLTFGGPGSSTETASFYVYRVSFKLFQMGYGAALSYILLIITIIIANLFVKSLKQVWEGQ, from the coding sequence ATGGCTTTTTCCATAAAAACCCAAAAAAAATTATTCCCTTACCTCCTGCTTTTACCCACCTTGATACTTCTGATTTGTATAGTAATTTATCCGCTTATTTATTCAGTGAATTTGAGCTTTCATTCTTATGACCTAAAAAAATTCACTCAGGGAATGCAGTTTGTCGGTTTTCAAAATTTTTTGGATGCAATTAAAGATACTCAGTTTTTAAAAGCTCTTAAAGTAACATTTCTATTTATGTTAATTGCTATTCCAGCTGAATTTATTCTTGGACTGGCAATTGCTCTTTTGCTAAACAAAGATGTCCGAGGGAGCAAAACTATTCGAACTTTAGTAGTTATTCCCATGATGGTAACACCGATTATTGTAGGACTTCAGTGGAGATTTTTGTTCAATTTCGATATGGGTTTGATTAACCAAATTTTACGACTTTTACAAATTAGCCCGGGTATTAATATATTAGGTAACTATAAATATGCATTATTTGGAGTAGCCATAGCTGATATCTGGCAATGGACACCTTTCGTAATATTACTTTGTTATAGTGGTTTGCGATCGCTTCCAGTTGAACCTTTTGAAGCCATAACTATTGATGGAGCTACCAGTTGGCAAACTTTTAAATACCTTACCCTTCCATTGTTGAAACCTATTATTGTAATAACTGTTTTATTAAGAACTATGGATGCCTTTCGTATTTATGATATGATTTATACTTTAACTTTTGGAGGTCCTGGTTCTTCAACTGAGACTGCAAGCTTTTATGTGTATCGAGTGAGCTTTAAACTCTTCCAAATGGGTTATGGTGCAGCATTATCCTACATTTTACTCATCATCACAATTATTATTGCCAATCTATTCGTTAAATCTTTAAAACAAGTTTGGGAAGGGCAGTAA
- a CDS encoding ABC transporter substrate-binding protein, which yields MNLLRKYVFFVVICTVLTLVLSLGVFAQDKPYAGTTVTITSLNAAWADAAIAILPEFEQLTGIKVVWEPLPFDSIHEKQVTDMAAGMGTYDIISFDNPWLAEFAGSDWLEDLSPYVEKTNFPIEDYPAQLMEYWNFNGKLVALPFQPDCRMVFYRKDIFENAGFTFTPRYWDEFEIAAEKLTNAQENIYGWDFSPARTIVALVELLPWIWSNDGGLFDKDHKPIINGPKAVESLDYYVSLKKFAPPGVESRLWDELFNNALQGISAMSVQPSVFAGQMDDPKLSKVVGKMGYFPMPYPKGGKMSAAIGGWSLAIPVSSKNKDAAWELIRFLTSTEIEKKMALTPGSASTPVRISTLSDPEIRKQEYISTFLESLRVANYANSSKIVEWAEIQDYFTLAIQKAVMGEATAQQAFDELNAKIYEIMEKAGYYK from the coding sequence ATGAATCTATTGAGAAAATATGTTTTTTTTGTAGTTATCTGTACAGTTTTAACCTTGGTTTTGAGCCTGGGTGTATTTGCACAAGACAAGCCTTATGCCGGTACCACAGTTACCATAACATCTCTCAATGCTGCTTGGGCAGATGCTGCCATTGCTATACTACCTGAATTTGAACAACTTACTGGGATAAAGGTAGTATGGGAACCATTGCCTTTCGATTCCATTCATGAGAAGCAAGTGACCGACATGGCTGCTGGGATGGGAACCTACGATATCATTAGCTTTGATAACCCCTGGTTAGCTGAGTTTGCTGGTTCAGATTGGTTGGAAGACTTATCCCCCTATGTGGAAAAAACCAATTTCCCCATCGAAGATTATCCTGCCCAACTTATGGAATACTGGAATTTTAATGGGAAATTAGTTGCCTTGCCGTTCCAACCAGATTGCCGAATGGTATTTTATCGAAAAGACATATTCGAGAATGCTGGCTTCACATTTACCCCTCGTTACTGGGATGAATTTGAAATAGCCGCAGAAAAATTAACCAATGCCCAGGAAAATATCTATGGATGGGATTTTTCCCCAGCCCGTACAATCGTTGCTTTGGTAGAATTACTTCCTTGGATTTGGTCAAATGACGGTGGTCTTTTTGATAAAGACCATAAACCAATCATTAATGGCCCCAAGGCAGTTGAGTCCCTTGACTATTATGTATCATTAAAGAAATTTGCTCCTCCTGGTGTCGAAAGTCGACTTTGGGACGAATTATTTAATAACGCTCTTCAGGGTATATCTGCTATGTCAGTTCAACCATCAGTTTTTGCCGGACAAATGGATGACCCAAAACTCTCCAAAGTAGTAGGGAAAATGGGATATTTCCCCATGCCGTACCCAAAGGGCGGTAAAATGTCCGCGGCTATTGGTGGTTGGTCTTTAGCTATTCCAGTTTCGAGTAAAAATAAAGATGCAGCATGGGAATTGATTCGATTCCTGACTTCAACTGAAATTGAAAAGAAAATGGCATTAACTCCTGGATCAGCTTCAACACCGGTTCGAATTTCCACCCTGAGTGATCCAGAAATACGGAAACAGGAATATATTTCAACTTTCTTAGAATCACTCAGAGTCGCCAATTATGCGAATAGTAGTAAAATTGTTGAATGGGCTGAAATTCAAGATTACTTTACTTTAGCCATTCAAAAAGCGGTTATGGGCGAAGCAACTGCTCAGCAAGCTTTTGATGAATTGAATGCAAAAATTTACGAAATTATGGAGAAAGCAGGGTATTACAAATAA
- a CDS encoding uroporphyrinogen decarboxylase family protein: MNAKERVRMAFNHQEPDRVPIFELTVTNPILSQILGKKIEGTVSGEQKAAALRANMQGRDARRQLINRNIAGMLEAYEKIGFDMIWIRPTEYLTPVYMALNDFIAPNYLFDVIIEEFEPNVFRVTHPEWGFWSIEKYSPLSNSCLNIQDSIRAKGVEELERYIKYLETASIEVEGNEPIQDGLDGLRLAVASDLSIQGDLFICGNADVAFPTFQPFLEMFLLLMMDRPNIAQKYMELTTLGTIKLLKAQLDIGVDGVIGGTDFCYNVGPLVSPSTFRTFVAPYLKMIVDECHKYEVPYIKHLDGNVMPLMDILVDEIGIDGLHSIEPPAGMDIAKLKAKYGNRLTLVGNIDCAGAITGDSQDQVLEEVKDVLKKASPGGGHIFASSNCIHSGVHYQSFLTMVDSVKKFGRYPIAI; encoded by the coding sequence GTGAACGCAAAAGAAAGAGTTAGGATGGCATTTAACCATCAAGAACCAGACCGAGTCCCAATATTTGAATTAACTGTAACGAATCCAATCCTATCTCAGATTTTAGGGAAAAAGATAGAAGGAACTGTATCTGGAGAACAAAAAGCCGCGGCACTGCGAGCTAACATGCAAGGAAGAGATGCCAGAAGGCAGCTCATTAATCGGAATATTGCTGGTATGTTAGAAGCTTATGAAAAAATCGGTTTTGATATGATTTGGATCCGACCAACTGAATATTTAACTCCAGTATACATGGCTTTAAATGATTTTATTGCTCCCAATTATCTTTTTGATGTCATTATTGAAGAATTTGAGCCAAACGTATTTCGGGTAACTCATCCAGAATGGGGATTTTGGTCGATAGAAAAATATAGTCCTTTATCCAATAGTTGTTTAAACATTCAAGATAGCATCCGTGCGAAAGGAGTCGAAGAACTTGAAAGGTATATAAAATACCTCGAAACAGCCTCAATCGAAGTAGAAGGGAATGAACCTATCCAAGACGGATTGGATGGTTTAAGGTTGGCCGTCGCAAGCGATCTGTCGATTCAAGGCGATTTATTTATTTGCGGAAATGCCGATGTAGCCTTTCCAACCTTTCAACCGTTTTTGGAAATGTTTTTATTGTTGATGATGGATCGACCTAATATAGCTCAAAAATATATGGAATTAACTACTCTTGGAACTATAAAGCTATTGAAGGCACAACTTGATATCGGAGTTGATGGTGTTATTGGTGGTACAGATTTTTGTTATAACGTTGGACCATTGGTCTCCCCATCAACCTTTCGAACCTTTGTAGCTCCTTATTTAAAGATGATTGTAGATGAATGTCATAAGTATGAGGTTCCATATATCAAGCATCTTGATGGAAATGTCATGCCTCTTATGGATATTTTAGTTGATGAAATTGGAATTGATGGTTTACATAGTATCGAACCTCCAGCTGGTATGGATATAGCAAAATTGAAGGCAAAGTATGGTAATCGTCTCACTCTGGTTGGAAATATTGATTGTGCCGGAGCCATTACCGGAGATTCTCAGGACCAGGTATTGGAAGAAGTAAAAGATGTTCTCAAAAAAGCTTCACCGGGTGGTGGGCATATTTTTGCTTCAAGTAATTGTATCCATAGTGGGGTTCATTACCAGTCCTTTTTAACTATGGTCGATTCAGTGAAAAAATTTGGTAGGTATCCAATCGCAATATAA
- a CDS encoding LacI family DNA-binding transcriptional regulator, with product MPSIKEVARLAGVSITTVSRVINNKGSVSKKSVDKVWEAVRLLNYQPNLLARSLRSQQSKLLGLLVPDIRNSVFAIIAKHTEEIASKRGYNLIICNTGEDAEKEKTYLEILLQRQVEGIIFSRVSDESLLFKTPQLSKVPYIVLDRTMEVEEAPTIKLDNYAAGVLAASHLLELGHQKFACISGPLKIKICRERLSGFLDTLGKKDLKIRKEFIQEGDFKIEGGRKAMENLLAFPRDEYPTAIFIMNDLMAFGAIQKAKEKGLSLPEDISIVGLDNIPLSEVFSPSLTTVAQPFDEMTKEGVYLLLKLIENKKIRKKLIVIQPKLIIRSSTIPLKK from the coding sequence ATGCCCTCGATTAAAGAAGTGGCTCGTTTAGCAGGGGTATCAATCACCACCGTTTCTCGAGTAATAAACAACAAAGGATCAGTTAGTAAAAAAAGTGTCGATAAGGTTTGGGAAGCTGTTCGTTTACTTAATTATCAGCCCAACCTCTTAGCGCGGAGCTTGCGTAGTCAACAATCAAAGCTACTTGGGCTTTTAGTGCCGGATATTAGAAATTCTGTTTTTGCTATAATCGCCAAACATACTGAAGAAATAGCTTCCAAAAGAGGTTATAACCTCATTATTTGTAATACTGGTGAAGATGCTGAAAAGGAAAAAACTTACCTCGAAATTCTTCTTCAACGTCAAGTGGAAGGAATAATTTTTTCGAGGGTATCGGACGAAAGCTTGCTCTTTAAAACTCCCCAGTTATCAAAGGTTCCTTATATAGTCTTAGATAGAACCATGGAAGTTGAAGAAGCTCCAACCATAAAATTGGATAATTATGCAGCCGGTGTTTTAGCCGCTTCTCATCTTTTAGAATTAGGACACCAGAAATTTGCCTGTATTTCTGGACCATTAAAGATTAAAATTTGCCGAGAGAGACTTTCCGGTTTTTTAGATACATTAGGAAAAAAAGATTTAAAAATAAGAAAAGAATTTATTCAAGAAGGTGATTTTAAAATTGAAGGCGGAAGGAAAGCCATGGAAAATCTCTTGGCTTTCCCCCGTGATGAGTACCCAACCGCCATTTTTATAATGAATGATTTAATGGCTTTTGGGGCAATTCAAAAAGCAAAAGAAAAAGGCTTATCCCTTCCTGAAGATATTTCCATTGTAGGTTTGGATAATATTCCTCTTTCCGAAGTGTTTTCTCCGTCTTTAACAACAGTAGCCCAACCTTTTGATGAAATGACAAAAGAAGGAGTTTATCTTCTCTTAAAACTCATTGAAAATAAAAAAATTAGGAAAAAATTAATCGTTATCCAACCCAAGTTGATAATAAGAAGCTCGACAATTCCTCTAAAAAAATGA
- a CDS encoding sugar phosphate isomerase/epimerase family protein has protein sequence MIKFGIHPYIWTAQWNESSLPLISQARQAGFDFIEIPLVDLEYIDTQAIRQELKNQGMFCICSTGLNQTTDITSEDKNIRQNGIDFLKRCVDLTSEMEADFFSGVTYSAFGKNVGRPPCLDEWKYSADALREVATYAADKSIIIGIEPVNRYETYLINTGEQAHQLIEMVGEPNLKVHLDTYHMNIEEKNFYQPIYQLGNLLGCIHLCENDRGIPGTGLVRWDDIFRALKDINYQGNVAIESFVANVPKIAAATCIWRSLAPDGDTLAREGLAFLKSISQKEAL, from the coding sequence ATGATAAAATTCGGTATTCACCCATACATATGGACAGCGCAATGGAATGAGAGTTCACTCCCACTTATTTCACAAGCACGGCAAGCTGGATTTGATTTTATTGAAATCCCCTTAGTAGATTTAGAATATATTGATACACAAGCCATCCGTCAGGAACTTAAAAACCAAGGGATGTTTTGTATTTGCTCAACTGGATTAAACCAAACCACTGATATAACATCTGAGGATAAAAATATTCGACAAAATGGTATTGATTTTTTGAAAAGATGTGTTGATTTAACTTCTGAGATGGAAGCCGATTTTTTCAGCGGGGTAACCTATTCGGCATTTGGAAAAAATGTTGGTCGACCACCATGCTTAGATGAATGGAAGTATTCTGCTGATGCTCTTCGAGAGGTAGCAACCTATGCTGCTGATAAGTCAATTATAATCGGAATTGAACCAGTAAACCGTTATGAAACCTATCTGATCAACACCGGTGAACAAGCTCATCAACTTATTGAGATGGTCGGTGAACCAAATCTTAAAGTTCATCTCGATACTTACCATATGAATATCGAAGAAAAAAACTTCTATCAACCCATCTATCAACTTGGAAATCTATTAGGATGTATCCATCTTTGTGAAAATGATCGAGGTATTCCAGGGACAGGGTTAGTGAGATGGGATGATATTTTCCGGGCTCTAAAAGATATCAACTATCAAGGGAATGTTGCCATTGAGTCATTCGTAGCTAATGTTCCAAAAATTGCAGCTGCAACCTGTATTTGGCGGTCACTTGCTCCTGATGGAGATACTCTTGCTCGAGAAGGGCTTGCCTTCTTAAAATCAATTTCTCAAAAAGAAGCTTTATAA
- a CDS encoding DeoR/GlpR family DNA-binding transcription regulator: MLPYERRQRIYEYIETKGSATVSELSKVLSVSEMTIRRDLKIAERDGAIKKTFGGAVSSFGTGLEPSPNSRRYHHLEEKQQIAQRAIELIDDGDTLIFDCSTTVFELASLIKKKKVNLTIVTCGPYTVLELSRNKQITVISTGGIYSCALGGYIGPETELILNRLNADKLFFSCFGVSIDGLTDPNVLLTSLKRQMFKSAKEIIFLADYSKFGKKGLSFITEIKSVHKLVTDKNTPIEYLDAFKEAGVEALIA; encoded by the coding sequence ATGTTACCTTACGAAAGACGACAAAGGATATATGAATATATCGAAACCAAAGGCAGTGCAACCGTTTCGGAGTTAAGCAAAGTACTCTCGGTTTCGGAAATGACGATCCGTCGAGATTTAAAAATTGCCGAACGTGATGGAGCTATTAAGAAAACTTTCGGGGGAGCAGTAAGCTCATTTGGAACTGGATTAGAACCTTCACCCAATTCTCGACGTTATCATCATCTTGAAGAAAAGCAGCAAATAGCTCAAAGAGCAATTGAATTGATTGATGATGGGGATACTCTCATATTCGATTGTTCCACTACAGTATTTGAATTAGCGTCTTTGATAAAAAAGAAAAAAGTAAATCTTACAATCGTAACTTGTGGGCCATATACCGTATTAGAACTATCAAGAAATAAACAAATTACAGTTATTTCTACCGGAGGTATTTACAGCTGTGCTTTGGGTGGCTATATAGGACCTGAAACAGAACTTATCTTGAACAGGTTAAACGCCGATAAGTTGTTTTTCTCCTGTTTTGGAGTGAGCATTGATGGTTTAACCGATCCCAACGTATTGCTTACCAGCTTAAAACGCCAAATGTTCAAATCAGCAAAAGAGATTATTTTTTTAGCTGATTATAGTAAGTTTGGGAAAAAAGGACTCTCGTTTATAACTGAAATCAAATCTGTTCACAAACTGGTAACCGATAAAAATACACCAATTGAATACCTTGACGCATTTAAAGAAGCAGGTGTTGAAGCTCTTATTGCCTAA